Part of the Deltaproteobacteria bacterium genome is shown below.
CTCGGTTTGGCGGCGGCGCTGCTCAGCGGGTGTGGAGCGGCGTCTACGGCAGGTACCGAGACCGCGAGCACGGCCAGCACGAGCAGTACCGACGCGGCGGCTGCGGCTGTTGCCTCGTTGTTCAGTTCCGGAGCGGGGGCCAATATCGCGAAGGCCGCGAGCGTTGAAAGCCAGTCCCAAGATTTGGGGGACACCTGCAATTTTGTTGCGGCTGATTTGGCGCCGAGCACGGCAGTGCAAGTAAGTCCGTATCGGGATCCGGGTGCGTTTGGTTCGGTAAACGCGCTGCTGAATGTCGACGCGGCACATTTCTGTACGCAGCCGGATGGAACGCCGAATGAGGGGGCGGGACCGGATGGTGAAGGGAAGCTCGCGGCCTTCGAAATTACCGGTCAAGTCACCGGGGATTGCAATGGCACGACGATCCTGATGCAAAGCGGGTCGGTCGGGGTGTGGCGGAATACCGACAGCTATGAGCCGCAAATTTGGGGACAGTTTAACTTCGATGTCGAGGGAGAATCGTTGACACTCGACTGCACGCTCTATCTCCAGGGCAATGGCCAAGTTGCGTATGCCGATTGCTCGGACCAAAACGGCAACACCGTGGTGCAAGATAGTTCCGAACAATGCCAATTCAACGACGAGTAGGCATTCCCACGCTACTCGGTCCGTGTGTTCACGGGGCGCCCCTCTGCCGGGCGCCCCGTTTTATTGCCTGAACCGATTTCAAGACGGGCGTTCCAGTGGCGTGTCTGTGGCGAGCGCGATCAGTTCGCGGAGGGCGTGGTTGGCGTCTTGGGTCGTGTGGGGCAGCAGTGCGGCGAGGAGTCTGCGGCCACGCTGGAACTCTGCGGCCGTGAGCGGCTCGGCAAACGTGGCGCCCCATTCGGTGTTGGTCAGTTCCTCACAAAGACGGGCCAACAAGGAGAAGTCGCCGCTGGGGTCGGGTCGCGGCGCGGCCCTGTCGATGTCGGTCGCGATGGCGCGGGCCCAGTCATAGGCGCCGATCTCGAGACACCAACGATAGTGGAGGAGCAGCGTGTCGGTCTCCGCCGGGCGATACGTGTGTTGGTGTGTGACCACTGTCGTATCCGCGATGCCCGGCAGGCAGTCTGCTGCCACTACGGTGGCGGCGACTGCGAGGACGGCACGGACTCGGAAGAGGAAGGGAAAATCGGTGCGGCGCTCCGGTTGTGTAGCGGCGATTTCTTGGAGGCGTTGGAGGGCGTGGGTCAGGAAGTCGTGCATGCGACTGTGGGGAAAGGTGCGCCGGATGGTTGTATCCGCCATGCCGGCGGGCAGGCGGCGCGTCCATTCCCGAGACCAGTCCCGCAACAGGGCGGCGTAAGCGAGGCTGGTGTCCAGGGACGCATGCGGTTCATAAGTGCGCGCGCCGAGGGCGTTGACGATCGACACGGTCTGTTCCGTCGCGAGATCGCGGCGACCGCGTTGCCAGGCCGTGGTGATATCCTTGCGTCCTGTCGGGTAGCCGACGGTTGCGAGTGCGGCATCGAACGGACGTTGCCATCCATCCTGAATGTGATCCCACGCCAGACCACGCAGTGCCGCCAACACGGGGGGCGAGATCGGAGGGAGTCGGTCGCCTCTGGACGCGGAGTGTGAGCCTTCGTGTGCGGCGGCGTCATCGGGTGGGGGGGCGTTCCGGGCCGGCACTGGACGGCCGTGCGGGGAATCCGCGAAGCGCAGCGCATGCGGGGTCGGAGGTTCGGAGTTCCGAAGTTCCGAGGTTCTTCCTTGGGATGGATCCGAGATATGCATGGCCAATGCCGCGTCGGTCCGAAGGCCGTGCGCCGCAACAGGCCAGCCGCGTGAGACGTAAATCCATCCGTTTGGCAACGGGACGGCGATAGTGCCGAGCGGCAAGCGGACGCGGCGGAGATCGGCGGTGGCTGGGAGATAGCGGGCGGCACGAGGCACGGGACGCAGGGGCATGGCGCATCTCTAGCCATTGATATGTCGCATAGTAAAGGATGTTTTTCTGAGGAACACGGAGCGATCCCGGAGAAAATCCAGCACGTTGGAATACGGTTAGCGCACTGCATCGTGACAATCCACGCAACTTTTTCTTTGAAGGCGTCGATATACACGGCACACGGAGGAATGACACCTATGGCACTGACACCCGGATTGGTTCGACGCAATATGAGCACGGTGCGAGAGGCGCTTCGTGGGTTGCCGGCGCCGCAGGCGCAACGGTTGGCGAAGCGGCTGCAACGTGCCGAACAGGGCCTGAATAGGGGGCCGCGCTGGTTTGATTTTTTGCGTCCGGGCGACGACTGGCATCTCGCGTATCTGCAGCGTGCGAATGCGCGTGTGCTTGGCGTGGCGCGCGCAACGCAACTCGAGACGCTCGAGATCGTCGGCGATACCGTGCAACGGCGCCGAGCTGCGGCACTGGATCATGCGGCGCGACGTTTCGCCCCGACGGCCGGCGATTACGATCCGCGGATGCAATCCGTCACCATCGACATCGGCGGGATCGAGGCCGGGGTCGCAGCGGCCGCGCGCGGCACATCGCCGCTCGCCCATGCAGTCAGTTTCGGGGCGCATTCGATCGACATTAATTTGGCAGGACTTCGGCTGAGTGCTCCGGTGCAGTTCACGTTTGCGCGCGGCGGTACCGGGTGCGACGGGTCGCAGGGCGTCGAGGCATTGGGGGCCGAACACGTTTTGGTGCGCATTGATGATAGACTAATCTCCCGACGACACGACGGGCGGCCGGGTCACTTGACGGTGACGTATGATCCCCTGCATCGGAGTGCGTCCTTCGTGGTCCAGGACCATGGGTCGACAAATGGGCCGCTGGTCGGTGCGACGCGGGTCACGCGGGGGACGAGTCAACAATTCGAGGCAGCGACGCTGCGTGGGGGGCAACGCGGTCTTGAACTGACGATCGGCGATTGGCCGGTGACTGTGGTCGTGGGGCAAGGCGCTGCGGCGGCAGGGCGAGGTCGTGCGGATGCGCCCGCCGAACCACCGCCCGATCGGGCGGCAGCGCGGATTCGTCGGTCGGTGGAATTACGTGAAGACGACCCGGTTGCCGTGGCGGAACGGCGTCGCGACGCATTGGGTGGTCTCGACGATCTCCGTGAGGCGCCGGATCCCGCAGCCGCGCCGTTAGTCCGCGCGCGGGGGGCTAGCCCCGCCGTGGTGGAGGAGGGCTCGCATCCCTTTGTTGCGCGGGGTAGCAAAGAGCGGCAGTTACGCGAAGCGCTCGGGGGGCTGTTCGGGCCTGAGTGCCGGGTGAAGGTCTCGGAGCGGGACAACGGCGATATTGCGGTCGAGGTGTTGCCGGCGGCGAGCGGCGAGGCCGGGCATCTACGCATCTCCCTCCCGGGTGATGTGGCGGTGGATGGCATGATTGAAGTCGTCGCGGCCGTGTCGCAACACATCCGCCCCTTTGGGACGTCGGCGCGCGCTAACGTAGATGTCGATTTCTTCCGACGCCGTCACTACGACAGCATGGTCGGCGTGTATCAGGGGGACATCCACGACGTGGAACTGGCCAGAATCCGCGGAAGCATCGCCTTTGCGGGCCCAAGCGGCGGGGGTTCGCTGACGAGCGCGTGGTTGCCGCAGGTCGATCGTGACGGAGTGATGGGTTCGTGGACGAGTGCCGACGTGCAGCGAGCCCGCAGCGCTCCCCCCGGCATTACATTCAACCTGCCGTGGCCGGACGCGGGGTATCTGTATCAGCACGAAGGTCGTTGGTATTACCATCGCAACGCTGCCGATGCGGCGCGGCTGCTCCTGAACGACGCGTGCGCGCGTGCATGTGCGGCGCTGCGTCGTTTTACGCGACTCAATCCGGACGTGACCGCGCGGGCAGAAGACATGTTCCATCATGGGAGGGTGCCGGGCGTGGTCTATTTCCCGCATCAGGATCGGGACGTCAGCGCCGAAAATCCGCTGAATCGCGTTGCGTCCGCGTTGCCGCCGAATGCGCGCATCCTTGATCCCGCGCACTTGTTGCCCTCCGTCGTGCCGCAGCGTCGGTGAGAGAGGAAACATCGGTCGACTCGGACCCTCATCCTCCGCCTCCGGCGGAACCTTCACCCCGTCGGGGTGAGGGGAAAATATGGAAGTCAGGTCTACTCAGGCAACTTTTTCCGTGCGGCGGTCGATATAGGGACGAGGGGTGCAGGTCAGTCGGCGGAACGTTTGCCGGAGGAGTGGATCGTATGGGCGTAGGACGCAATGGGGTCGGGAATGGATCGAATATCACGGCGCGTTTGGCGGCGGCGCGGGCGCGGTTGATGCGCACGCCGAACCCTCCACCGCAGGCCCAGGCGTTGGTGCAACGTGCTGAGCGAGTGGCCGCAAAACAAGTCGGCCCGCTTGGCCGGCTTATCGGCCGGGCACAGGATCATTATCGTACCGCTGCGGCGGGGTTGTTGGATCGATTCGACGCGTTGGTCCAGCCACGAGCGGAGCGGGCGCGAGTGGGACTGTTTCGAGAGCGGGCGGCCGATTTGGGTGCCGAACCGGTGGCGGGGCGGACGGCGCTGTTGCCGGGTGATGCACCGCCGAGCGCGGGACGACCAGCGGCCTCTGACCGCATGGCCGCATTGAAGCAACGTGTCACAGCGACTGGCCACGGTCTGATCATCGATCTCGATGGTTGGGAGGGGCGGGTCGAATTTGTTCTAGGGCGAAATTCCGATACCCTTGCTCCAATTAACAGTGGACGTGTGTCTCGGCAACATGCCCGGGTGACCTGGGTCCCGACGGCGCGTGAAGTGACGATCACGGATTTGGGATCATCGAACGGCGTGTATGTCGGAGGTCGTCGCATCACAGGGAGTCACTCATTGACTGTTCCGTCGGACCAGGATCGGGTGGAATTCAATTTGGCGGACGTGTCTGATTTCCGCGTAGTATTGCAATTGCCGCGAGGTGCGCAGGCCCGAACGGTGGCTTCTTTCCCGGCAGCGCGACCGCAGTCGGCAGCGGCAGTCGCGGCGATGCCGACGCTCAGCGCGGCGGAGGTACAGATGACAGTCGCGAATGCGGTGAGCGCGGGGCCGAATCGCCTGACTGTGACCGCGCGTGCCGGTGGGCGCTTCGATATCCGAATCATGCCGGATGCCGAGAGCGCGCCGCGACGGCGCGGGCAAATTCACGTCTTGTTGCCGACGACGGTGACCGTGCCGGAACTCAACGCCATTTTCGCCCGACTCGACTGGCCGGCTTTGTTTGCGGAAGGCGTTCCGAGTGTGCAGGTGGCGATCGACTGGGTCACTCCGGATATGTACCAGAACGTGCTCGGCGGGATGACGATTGGCGGCGATGCGGCGGGACGTGCCCGCATGGCACGTGAAGGGATGATTTCGATTATGTCGGGATCGGGAAAGACGGCCATTAAACAGTGGCGAGTCGATCAGCACGGCGTTGATGGGACGTTCACGGTTGCGGATCTGACGAATGCGCATGGCATGGTCCCGACGGTGAATTGCGTGGTCCCTTGGGAGAGCGGGCGTCGGGCAGCGGAGCAGGTGCAAATCCTGCAACGGCGCTTGGCGGCGCATTTAAGTGGATATGAAGAGGTCGAAGCGATGGAATTGTATGGGCGTCTGTTTGATTCTACATCACGACGTTGATCATAAAGGCAGTCATGTTCCAATCCGGACGCACGCGTGCTGCAAATCTTCACCGTAACGATGGACTGTCGTTTGCGCCGCAACATCTGAGGCGAGAACGGCTGCGGCAAAATCTGGTGCGGTTGCAAGAAGGACTCTTAGGTGATCCCGCGCGTGTGCTGGACGCATCCGATGCGATGGGCGTGGTGCGGGTCGTCGGGCAAATAGTTGCGGGAACGCGGGCGGGGCGAAAATTGGACGTCGGTTCGCTGCGGATCAGCGATGGCTCGGATCCGGTCGAGGTGGCGCGGGCGTTGGCGCGTGTGACCGGCAAGGCGTATGGCGGCTTCGCCGACGCGCTGAGCGAGATCCGGCATTTGGATATGCCCGGGCGCTTTGCGGAACTGGTCGGCGCGCCATTATCGGCCGTGCCCGCAGCGGAGGCGTTGTCGACTCCGTGTCCGGAACCGCTCCTGTTCCCCGATGCCCCGGAGTATGCCGCGCGGGCGCGTGGGTTGCGTATTCAAGGAATGGCTTGGGCATTGGCGGCCGGCTGGCCGTGGGGTGTAGGCGTCAGCGCTGCGGCGTTAGGCAGTCTCGCCGCAGTCGTGGCTGGATTGTTTGGCCCGCTTGCCGGAGGCGTGGCTGTGGTGAGCGGCGCCGCCACGTTGTGGGGCGGGACGATGGCAGTGGCCCACAGGGCACGCGCGCTGCATCCTGCCGAAGTGGCATTCTTAGAGCGGGCGGCGCAGGCGCCCGTTCCGTTTGACGCGTGGGCCGCGTTTTTTGCCCAATTCGCCGGGAACGTCGCAACGGCATCGACAGCGAGCGCCGAAAGCGCGGCGTCCGTGGTGGAACAGACCGTCGCGGAGTTGGCGAAGAGTCGCGGGCCATATCCCGACCGCGCGCCGGTATTTTCCACTCGTGCCGGGATGTGGCCCCATTTGGACGATTGTGCCGCGCTGGTCTCGTTGCTGAGTCGCAGCGCGCTGCCAGACGCCACGGTCTGGCGCCATCTCTCCGGCGCGGTTCCGCTGGCGATGTTGCAACGACTCAATTGGCAGCCGTATGTCTATCGCGTCGATCGCTTGGCGGCCGTGGCGCAGGCGCAAGCGGAAGGAAAGCGCGTCATCTTTGTGGTCACCCATCGCTCCCATTACGATACTCCGACGATCCTCGGGTTCCTGCGGATGTTTGCGCCGGCTATTGCCGCGAAGGATGACTTGTTGACCGCGCCGTGGATCGGGCTCTCCGCGTTGCGCCATCCGTGGCGGCCCACGCAGTGGCGGCATGACGGGGCGTTGGCCATTGGTGACTGCATTATCGTCGATCGCGATTCCCCACAGGCGCGCGCACATTTACGGGCGCAGGCGTTGCAACGCTTCGACGCCGACCGCAGCGTGCTCATCTTCGGTCCCGGCACCCGCGACCACACGCCGATCCCTGGATTTGAATATGGCCTCTCCCCGTTCACTGCCGGGATGGTCAATGTTGCGACGGCAACGCGGACGCGAGGAGAAGACGTGCTCTTCGTGCCGATTTACCTGGTGGGGCCGGGGAGTACGATGGGCACCGATGGCGGCCGATTTTTGAAGCATGGGATCCGTT
Proteins encoded:
- a CDS encoding FHA domain-containing protein, coding for MALTPGLVRRNMSTVREALRGLPAPQAQRLAKRLQRAEQGLNRGPRWFDFLRPGDDWHLAYLQRANARVLGVARATQLETLEIVGDTVQRRRAAALDHAARRFAPTAGDYDPRMQSVTIDIGGIEAGVAAAARGTSPLAHAVSFGAHSIDINLAGLRLSAPVQFTFARGGTGCDGSQGVEALGAEHVLVRIDDRLISRRHDGRPGHLTVTYDPLHRSASFVVQDHGSTNGPLVGATRVTRGTSQQFEAATLRGGQRGLELTIGDWPVTVVVGQGAAAAGRGRADAPAEPPPDRAAARIRRSVELREDDPVAVAERRRDALGGLDDLREAPDPAAAPLVRARGASPAVVEEGSHPFVARGSKERQLREALGGLFGPECRVKVSERDNGDIAVEVLPAASGEAGHLRISLPGDVAVDGMIEVVAAVSQHIRPFGTSARANVDVDFFRRRHYDSMVGVYQGDIHDVELARIRGSIAFAGPSGGGSLTSAWLPQVDRDGVMGSWTSADVQRARSAPPGITFNLPWPDAGYLYQHEGRWYYHRNAADAARLLLNDACARACAALRRFTRLNPDVTARAEDMFHHGRVPGVVYFPHQDRDVSAENPLNRVASALPPNARILDPAHLLPSVVPQRR
- a CDS encoding 1-acyl-sn-glycerol-3-phosphate acyltransferase, with the translated sequence MFQSGRTRAANLHRNDGLSFAPQHLRRERLRQNLVRLQEGLLGDPARVLDASDAMGVVRVVGQIVAGTRAGRKLDVGSLRISDGSDPVEVARALARVTGKAYGGFADALSEIRHLDMPGRFAELVGAPLSAVPAAEALSTPCPEPLLFPDAPEYAARARGLRIQGMAWALAAGWPWGVGVSAAALGSLAAVVAGLFGPLAGGVAVVSGAATLWGGTMAVAHRARALHPAEVAFLERAAQAPVPFDAWAAFFAQFAGNVATASTASAESAASVVEQTVAELAKSRGPYPDRAPVFSTRAGMWPHLDDCAALVSLLSRSALPDATVWRHLSGAVPLAMLQRLNWQPYVYRVDRLAAVAQAQAEGKRVIFVVTHRSHYDTPTILGFLRMFAPAIAAKDDLLTAPWIGLSALRHPWRPTQWRHDGALAIGDCIIVDRDSPQARAHLRAQALQRFDADRSVLIFGPGTRDHTPIPGFEYGLSPFTAGMVNVATATRTRGEDVLFVPIYLVGPGSTMGTDGGRFLKHGIRLNQRMIMGVGEPLAFSDLEAAWDVAQEGIVRTAQRQNGRGGEALAPEQRERLHVRWVTGRIWAATARELLPLQRFAHGWEPPLEE
- a CDS encoding FHA domain-containing protein gives rise to the protein MGVGRNGVGNGSNITARLAAARARLMRTPNPPPQAQALVQRAERVAAKQVGPLGRLIGRAQDHYRTAAAGLLDRFDALVQPRAERARVGLFRERAADLGAEPVAGRTALLPGDAPPSAGRPAASDRMAALKQRVTATGHGLIIDLDGWEGRVEFVLGRNSDTLAPINSGRVSRQHARVTWVPTAREVTITDLGSSNGVYVGGRRITGSHSLTVPSDQDRVEFNLADVSDFRVVLQLPRGAQARTVASFPAARPQSAAAVAAMPTLSAAEVQMTVANAVSAGPNRLTVTARAGGRFDIRIMPDAESAPRRRGQIHVLLPTTVTVPELNAIFARLDWPALFAEGVPSVQVAIDWVTPDMYQNVLGGMTIGGDAAGRARMAREGMISIMSGSGKTAIKQWRVDQHGVDGTFTVADLTNAHGMVPTVNCVVPWESGRRAAEQVQILQRRLAAHLSGYEEVEAMELYGRLFDSTSRR